In one window of Phormidium ambiguum IAM M-71 DNA:
- a CDS encoding sensor histidine kinase has protein sequence MANTQHFAGWRRVFYGLRTRIIMWYVLLMTCSTTLTVFAVRQVLSVRLEERSKQILVQEVKEFRQLFEGYREFGCCEVESLFDDFLSRNIPVDGQFMVTFIDGRFYKASPTALPQALARDKKLLKRWSRIIKPQRGEKITPKDNIRYFALPVNIDGQKPGVFIVMHSTQSELEKLNEVTVVMVLVTLMVLVVASIVIWAVGGRVLRPLRLLTETAHSISGSNVGERIAVQGSDDIAELTITFNAMLDRLEAAFTSQRNFINDAGHELRTPITIIRGHLELLGDDPEEQKETLAIVTDELDRMSRLVNDLLLLAKAERPDFLNLENLDVEVFTEELFAKAKALGDRHWQIEDQAFCWIIADRQRLTQAMMNLAQNAVQHTKREDAIFLGSTIKNNELIFWVRDTGEGISQAEQKRIFERFARVTNSRRRSEGYGLGLAIVKAIVEAHEGRVELQSELGKGATFKLILPIEVTWNVK, from the coding sequence ATGGCTAACACTCAACATTTTGCGGGATGGCGACGAGTTTTTTACGGACTTCGTACCCGGATTATTATGTGGTACGTTCTGCTTATGACTTGCTCTACAACTCTAACCGTTTTTGCTGTGCGTCAAGTGCTTTCGGTTCGGTTAGAGGAACGTAGCAAACAAATTTTGGTGCAAGAGGTCAAAGAATTCCGACAATTGTTTGAAGGATACCGCGAATTTGGTTGTTGTGAAGTAGAGAGTTTATTTGATGATTTTTTGTCCCGCAACATTCCGGTTGATGGACAATTTATGGTGACTTTTATTGACGGAAGATTTTATAAAGCTAGTCCGACAGCTTTACCACAAGCACTAGCAAGAGACAAAAAACTACTTAAGCGTTGGTCGAGAATAATTAAACCGCAAAGAGGTGAAAAAATCACCCCTAAAGATAATATTAGGTATTTTGCTTTACCAGTTAATATCGATGGTCAAAAACCAGGTGTTTTCATTGTTATGCACTCAACACAAAGTGAGTTGGAAAAGCTTAATGAAGTGACTGTTGTGATGGTTTTAGTAACATTAATGGTTTTAGTTGTTGCTTCTATTGTAATTTGGGCAGTAGGAGGAAGGGTGTTAAGACCTTTGCGGTTGTTAACTGAAACAGCGCATTCGATTAGTGGTTCTAATGTGGGTGAAAGAATTGCGGTTCAAGGTTCAGATGATATTGCTGAATTAACGATTACTTTTAATGCAATGTTGGATAGGTTGGAAGCGGCTTTTACTAGTCAGCGAAATTTTATTAATGATGCAGGTCATGAGTTAAGAACGCCGATTACAATTATTCGCGGTCATTTGGAATTATTGGGTGACGATCCTGAAGAACAAAAGGAAACTTTGGCTATAGTTACAGATGAATTAGATAGAATGAGTCGGTTAGTTAATGATTTATTGTTATTAGCGAAAGCGGAAAGACCGGATTTTTTGAATTTAGAAAATCTTGATGTAGAAGTGTTTACTGAGGAATTGTTTGCGAAGGCGAAGGCGTTGGGCGATCGCCATTGGCAAATCGAAGACCAAGCTTTTTGTTGGATTATAGCCGATCGCCAAAGACTAACTCAAGCAATGATGAATTTAGCTCAAAATGCTGTGCAACATACTAAGCGAGAAGATGCTATATTTTTAGGTTCAACTATCAAGAATAATGAATTAATTTTCTGGGTACGCGATACAGGTGAAGGGATTTCCCAGGCAGAACAAAAGCGGATTTTTGAAAGGTTTGCCCGGGTGACTAATAGCCGCAGAAGATCGGAAGGTTACGGCTTAGGTTTGGCGATCGTTAAAGCAATTGTTGAAGCTCATGAGGGAAGAGTAGAATTACAAAGTGAGTTGGGTAAAGGTGCAACTTTTAAGTTGATTTTGCCAATTGAAGTTACTTGGAATGTCAAATAA
- a CDS encoding Uma2 family endonuclease — protein MNIVQAKRFTLEEYHKLTEIGFFNEDDRIELIRGEIIEMAAKGTAHETCISKLLRQLVRLLGDVATLRCQSPIVLPNNSEPEPDFAIVRNTPDDYLSAHPAPSDVLLIIEISDSTLNYDREVKLSLYAEAGISDYWIFNLFDNQLEAHSEPFQNSQGNFGYQNRRIVLPNQVIALPGFPDLSLDLSRVFPPKQK, from the coding sequence ATGAATATTGTTCAAGCTAAACGTTTTACTTTGGAAGAATATCACAAACTCACAGAAATTGGCTTCTTTAACGAAGACGATCGCATTGAGTTAATCAGAGGAGAAATTATTGAAATGGCGGCAAAAGGTACGGCTCACGAAACTTGTATTTCTAAATTACTTCGACAATTAGTTAGACTGTTAGGAGACGTGGCAACTCTTCGTTGTCAATCTCCAATTGTGTTACCTAATAACAGCGAACCTGAACCAGATTTTGCGATCGTCAGAAACACGCCTGACGACTATTTATCTGCTCACCCTGCGCCAAGTGATGTGTTACTAATTATCGAAATTTCCGATTCTACTTTGAATTACGATCGAGAAGTTAAGTTATCTCTCTATGCTGAAGCAGGAATCTCTGACTATTGGATTTTTAATTTATTTGATAATCAGTTAGAAGCTCACAGCGAACCTTTTCAGAATAGTCAAGGAAATTTTGGTTATCAGAATCGGCGAATTGTTTTACCAAATCAGGTGATAGCGTTACCTGGTTTTCCTGATTTATCTTTAGATTTAAGTAGGGTATTTCCGCCAAAACAGAAGTAA
- the rnc gene encoding ribonuclease III — protein sequence MAISNHERIGKALHLLCQGLYPYVERQMLTVNKDWLKVAISNLPEHQTSKRNVEDILREDVSALLIMMSKQWESVFKKKLGHAERSLVGELIEVRNKWAHQTRLSTDDTYRALDSITRLLKAVSAPQIDTVEKHKQEVLRILSQEQTRQETRSVSAEETRIREKLVELLEKLPFQNACLLNLALTHRSYFYENPREVRDDNERLEFLGDAVLNFICADFLYNLDSEINEGDLTRLRSKLVDEEQLAKFAKILDLGKWMRLGRGAIADKEYTNSLLLSNTFEAMVGGYFLDSGIEAVRAFLEPLFTDAIKELGTSQSDTNSSLLLDPKNELQQWVQLNSGTNLLPKYVTVQAGGESHAPEFLSEVFVGKQKYGEGKGRSKKDAEKSAAKDALVKLKKLGMI from the coding sequence ATGGCTATCAGCAATCACGAAAGAATTGGTAAAGCACTTCATCTTTTATGTCAGGGACTGTATCCTTATGTTGAACGTCAAATGCTGACAGTTAATAAGGATTGGCTAAAAGTGGCAATATCGAATTTACCAGAACATCAAACCTCAAAACGTAACGTAGAAGATATTTTGCGTGAAGATGTTTCTGCGTTATTAATAATGATGTCAAAGCAGTGGGAAAGCGTCTTCAAAAAAAAGCTTGGTCATGCTGAACGTTCTTTGGTGGGGGAATTAATTGAAGTCCGTAACAAGTGGGCACATCAAACTCGCTTATCTACAGATGATACTTATCGCGCTCTTGACAGTATTACCCGACTTCTCAAAGCTGTTTCCGCACCTCAAATAGATACTGTAGAAAAACATAAGCAAGAAGTTTTGCGAATTTTATCTCAAGAACAAACTCGTCAAGAAACTCGGAGTGTTTCTGCTGAAGAAACCAGGATTAGAGAAAAATTGGTAGAACTTCTCGAAAAATTACCTTTTCAGAATGCTTGCCTCTTAAATCTTGCTCTTACCCACCGTTCCTATTTTTACGAAAACCCCAGAGAAGTTAGAGATGATAATGAACGGCTGGAATTTTTGGGAGACGCTGTACTAAATTTTATATGTGCTGATTTTCTTTATAATCTTGATTCAGAAATTAATGAAGGTGATCTCACCCGTCTGCGTTCCAAGTTAGTAGATGAGGAACAGTTAGCAAAATTTGCCAAAATTTTGGATTTAGGTAAATGGATGCGCTTAGGTAGGGGTGCTATTGCAGATAAAGAATATACAAATTCTTTGTTATTAAGTAACACTTTTGAAGCGATGGTCGGTGGATACTTCCTTGATTCCGGGATTGAAGCAGTTCGCGCCTTTTTGGAACCACTTTTTACTGACGCTATTAAAGAACTAGGCACTTCTCAATCTGACACAAACTCATCTCTTCTTCTAGACCCTAAAAATGAGCTTCAGCAGTGGGTTCAGTTAAATAGCGGCACAAATTTACTGCCTAAATATGTTACAGTTCAAGCAGGTGGGGAGTCTCATGCTCCAGAATTCCTTTCCGAAGTGTTTGTTGGAAAGCAAAAGTATGGAGAAGGCAAGGGACGCAGTAAAAAAGATGCTGAAAAATCTGCTGCTAAAGATGCCTTAGTAAAGCTGAAAAAACTAGGCATGATCTAA
- a CDS encoding response regulator transcription factor, translated as MNRILIAEDEPRIASFLEKGLKANGFTTVIVDDGQAAAQMADSKDFDLLILDLGLPGKDGLQVLEELRGRGDTLPVIILTARDDVADKVAGLEGGADDYVTKPFRFEELLARVRVRLRDRTTFAKKDDLILQVADILLDLRSRKVSVGDRHVELSAREFILAETFLRHPGQVLSREQLLSSVWGYDYDPNSNIVDVYVGYLRKKLGSDKIETVRGMGYRFCT; from the coding sequence ATGAATAGAATTCTCATCGCTGAAGATGAACCGCGAATTGCATCTTTTTTGGAGAAAGGTTTAAAGGCTAATGGCTTTACTACCGTCATCGTAGATGATGGGCAAGCGGCAGCACAGATGGCTGATAGCAAAGATTTTGATTTGTTAATTCTGGACTTGGGTTTACCGGGGAAGGATGGTTTACAAGTTTTGGAAGAGTTGCGGGGAAGGGGTGATACTCTCCCCGTGATTATTCTGACGGCGCGGGATGATGTGGCGGATAAGGTGGCGGGGTTAGAAGGTGGGGCGGATGATTATGTGACTAAGCCGTTTCGGTTTGAGGAGTTGTTGGCGAGAGTGCGAGTTAGGTTGCGCGATCGCACCACTTTTGCCAAAAAAGATGATTTAATACTACAAGTGGCTGATATTTTGCTAGATTTGCGATCGCGTAAGGTATCTGTAGGCGATCGTCATGTTGAATTATCCGCCCGTGAATTTATCTTGGCAGAAACTTTCCTGCGTCACCCCGGACAAGTTTTAAGTCGAGAGCAACTTTTAAGTAGCGTTTGGGGTTACGATTACGACCCAAATTCTAATATTGTGGATGTTTATGTCGGTTATCTTCGCAAAAAATTAGGTAGCGATAAAATTGAAACTGTTCGAGGAATGGGGTATCGCTTCTGCACTTAA
- a CDS encoding DUF1830 domain-containing protein, whose translation MIETCESSLATSVEEVLCFYTNASTEIQIIRIENTQNIKLERIVFPSEKLLFVGESKAQLEIYTGSKGKEMLFDTIPCASLKLKN comes from the coding sequence ATGATAGAAACTTGTGAATCATCGTTAGCTACTAGTGTCGAAGAAGTTTTGTGTTTTTATACCAATGCTAGTACGGAAATCCAAATTATTCGCATTGAGAATACCCAAAATATTAAGTTAGAACGTATAGTTTTTCCTAGCGAAAAATTATTATTTGTTGGTGAATCAAAAGCACAATTAGAAATTTATACTGGCAGTAAGGGTAAGGAAATGTTGTTTGATACAATACCTTGTGCGAGTTTAAAACTTAAAAACTAG
- a CDS encoding universal stress protein: MNIKPMLVRFQSAVGRDDLVEQMILLPGKKSSVLPTSKSDHSLTFVVGYNGSPSSHTALDISLLIAHQTRLATNKQVAVKIAYVIDDRVNNQIKDFPSNYTIAGNYWEFSTASALKSVTTELGSKTKIQTLTKSDRQTTTKSRSVPTSCSRNSIFERADHILWQARYLVEEWGDAFIAHLRIGCVVEELTKVVASDAADLLFLGCHSTKHSLVQKLGTKFPCPVLGIPDSIACS; the protein is encoded by the coding sequence GTGAATATCAAACCAATGTTAGTCCGCTTTCAAAGCGCAGTTGGTCGAGATGATTTGGTTGAGCAAATGATATTGCTACCAGGGAAAAAATCTTCTGTTTTGCCAACAAGTAAATCCGATCATTCTTTAACTTTTGTTGTTGGTTATAATGGTTCTCCTAGCAGTCATACAGCTTTAGATATTAGTTTGTTAATTGCCCATCAAACTCGTTTAGCTACAAACAAACAAGTAGCTGTAAAAATTGCTTATGTAATTGACGATCGAGTTAATAACCAGATCAAAGATTTTCCAAGTAATTATACTATTGCTGGTAATTATTGGGAATTTTCTACTGCGTCAGCATTAAAATCAGTCACTACTGAATTAGGTAGCAAAACAAAAATTCAGACTTTGACGAAAAGCGATCGCCAAACAACCACAAAATCACGTTCTGTACCAACCTCTTGTTCCCGAAATTCTATCTTTGAAAGAGCCGATCACATTTTATGGCAAGCACGTTATTTAGTAGAAGAATGGGGAGATGCTTTCATCGCTCATTTACGGATTGGTTGTGTAGTTGAAGAATTAACAAAAGTTGTCGCTTCTGACGCAGCGGATTTACTATTTTTAGGATGTCATTCAACCAAACATTCCCTTGTGCAAAAACTCGGTACAAAATTTCCTTGCCCTGTGCTAGGAATTCCCGATTCTATTGCCTGTAGTTAA
- a CDS encoding SLC13 family permease, translating into MENLQAAIATATFVGVIFLVMTEWIHLTIAAFLGALLLVLFNVMTLNEAIGYISQSHGTLGLFFGVMVLVRAFEPTKIFDYLATQIVLLAKGKGNRLLLGIVAITTPICAFLPNATTVMLLAPLLPPMAEEVGVDFVPLLILMVFIANSAGLLTIVGDPATFIVGDAVNISFTDYLTRLSLGGVIAVLTVVATLPFLFRKIWHKKLDDLEHLPHPQINHPRVLAVGSLIIAFVLVFFIVGESLPIPLSPATVALLGAALALLLSHHSKIDTVNHILRDVDWSTLIFFMCIFVLIGGLEKTGVVSSLSGILAVVLGKNIALASIIILFLVGLLSSVVPNIPLVVAMVPLLKQYLVNVGLAAPEVLSPTFSGQFPVEVLPLFYAMMFGATLGGNGTLVGASSNIVAAGISELHGRRISFKKFLHYGIPVMILQLITAAVYVIIRFLI; encoded by the coding sequence ATGGAAAATTTGCAAGCTGCGATCGCTACTGCAACATTTGTTGGTGTGATTTTCTTAGTCATGACTGAGTGGATACATCTAACAATCGCAGCATTTTTAGGTGCATTGCTTTTAGTTTTATTCAATGTCATGACCTTAAATGAAGCCATTGGATATATCAGCCAAAGTCATGGAACTTTGGGTTTATTCTTTGGGGTTATGGTATTAGTCAGAGCTTTTGAACCCACGAAAATTTTTGATTATTTAGCAACGCAAATTGTTCTGTTAGCTAAAGGTAAAGGCAATCGCTTGTTGTTGGGTATTGTAGCGATTACTACTCCTATTTGCGCCTTTTTACCAAACGCCACAACGGTAATGTTACTAGCACCTTTACTTCCACCAATGGCAGAGGAAGTAGGAGTAGATTTTGTTCCTTTGCTAATTTTAATGGTATTTATTGCTAATAGTGCTGGATTATTAACTATTGTTGGCGATCCAGCTACTTTTATTGTCGGTGATGCAGTAAATATTAGCTTTACAGATTACCTAACTCGCTTAAGTTTAGGTGGTGTAATTGCGGTACTTACAGTAGTCGCTACTTTACCATTTTTATTCCGCAAAATTTGGCATAAAAAATTGGATGATTTAGAACACTTACCCCATCCACAAATTAATCATCCTCGCGTTTTAGCTGTAGGAAGTTTGATTATAGCTTTTGTTTTAGTATTTTTCATAGTTGGCGAAAGTTTACCGATTCCTCTTTCTCCGGCTACGGTTGCTTTGTTAGGTGCAGCTTTAGCTTTACTACTTTCTCATCACAGCAAGATAGATACAGTAAACCATATTTTGCGTGATGTAGATTGGAGTACATTGATATTTTTTATGTGTATTTTTGTCTTAATTGGTGGCTTGGAAAAAACTGGAGTCGTGAGTAGTTTATCAGGAATTTTAGCTGTAGTTTTAGGAAAAAATATTGCTTTGGCTTCAATAATTATTCTATTTTTAGTTGGCTTACTATCTAGCGTTGTACCTAATATTCCTTTGGTAGTGGCAATGGTGCCATTGCTCAAACAATATTTAGTTAATGTGGGTTTAGCTGCACCAGAAGTACTTTCACCTACTTTTTCTGGACAATTTCCTGTGGAAGTTTTGCCGTTATTTTATGCGATGATGTTTGGTGCAACTTTAGGCGGAAATGGCACTTTAGTTGGAGCTTCTTCTAATATTGTGGCGGCTGGAATTTCGGAATTACATGGTCGCCGGATATCTTTTAAAAAGTTTTTGCATTATGGGATTCCGGTGATGATTTTACAATTAATCACGGCGGCTGTATATGTAATTATTCGGTTTTTAATTTAA
- a CDS encoding chlorophyll a/b-binding protein, whose product METRTPTDLPPVATAYNGKDRNAFLFGWNPQAELWNGRLAMIGFLAYLLWDLAGYSVLRDVLHFIGY is encoded by the coding sequence ATGGAAACTCGCACTCCTACCGATTTACCACCCGTAGCTACTGCATATAACGGTAAAGACCGCAATGCTTTCCTATTTGGCTGGAATCCTCAAGCCGAACTGTGGAACGGTCGTTTAGCGATGATTGGCTTTTTAGCTTATTTACTTTGGGATTTAGCCGGATATAGCGTGTTACGCGACGTACTGCACTTTATCGGATATTAA
- a CDS encoding ATP-binding protein codes for MVIKLHHSYWEDDSYRLMQPKKLELTQTNTRKIAENANLDYTNPISWHQQMEQVVNDETRVSVFPSTRNSNKHKGMLLPQSTLQELQLYKSEIEWNYPIGEAAKTFQANPVLPGVIIVQDRKFVGVVSRRLFYEYMSRPHSWQLFSKLPINAIYQLSKKETIILPINTPIVTAAKQCLQRPPELLYEPIAVENQQGEYQILDVHHLMTAQSDIHESLTTALVQAEVKYRCIFENAVDGIFQTSPDGKYINVNPALARIYGYDSPEEMISMVTNIGSQVYVEPNRRTEFVAALKNFGSISQFESLVYRRDHSIIWISESARAVYSDDGRLLYYEGTVEDITERKQAEAALRHSEAKLRKQATELAATLHQLRQTQSQLIQTEKMSTLGQLLAGVAHEINNPVNSISNNLPHLIQYVQGLIELLAIYDRNFHEETAEIKAKKNEIDFDYIQEDLPQIMSAMSVGTERIREIALSLRNFSRMDEGKKKFADIHKGIESTLLILHHRLKAKGDRPEIQIVKNYGEIPPIKCALGQLSQVFINLLGNSIDALEQRIEENDPDLPAPTIWISTELIDNNRIKIRIADNGQGIAEESLHQLFEPFYTTKPLGKGTGLGLSISKQIITEKHGGRIECHSALGEGAEFLIELPLSPLE; via the coding sequence ATGGTAATAAAGCTGCATCACAGCTATTGGGAAGATGACAGTTATCGGCTAATGCAACCGAAGAAATTAGAATTGACTCAAACAAACACTAGGAAAATTGCAGAAAACGCTAACCTAGATTATACAAATCCTATTTCTTGGCACCAACAAATGGAACAAGTCGTTAATGATGAAACAAGGGTGTCCGTTTTTCCATCTACTAGAAATTCAAACAAACACAAAGGAATGTTACTTCCTCAGTCTACTTTACAAGAACTACAATTATATAAGTCTGAAATTGAATGGAATTACCCAATAGGAGAAGCAGCAAAAACTTTTCAGGCTAACCCTGTACTTCCGGGTGTAATAATTGTTCAAGACCGCAAGTTTGTGGGGGTAGTTTCCCGGCGGCTATTTTATGAATATATGAGCCGTCCTCATAGTTGGCAGTTATTTTCTAAATTACCCATAAATGCTATTTACCAATTAAGTAAAAAAGAAACTATAATATTACCGATTAATACTCCAATTGTAACAGCGGCGAAACAGTGTTTACAGCGACCGCCAGAACTACTCTATGAACCTATTGCTGTGGAAAATCAACAAGGCGAATATCAAATATTAGACGTGCATCATTTAATGACAGCACAATCAGACATTCACGAATCATTAACAACAGCACTTGTACAAGCGGAAGTCAAATATCGTTGTATTTTTGAAAATGCTGTTGATGGAATTTTCCAGACATCACCAGACGGCAAATATATTAACGTTAATCCAGCCTTGGCGCGTATCTATGGATACGACTCGCCAGAGGAGATGATTAGTATGGTAACTAATATAGGCTCTCAAGTTTATGTTGAGCCTAACCGCCGGACTGAATTTGTGGCGGCTCTGAAAAATTTTGGGTCAATTTCTCAGTTTGAATCACTTGTATATCGTCGAGATCATAGTATTATTTGGATTTCGGAAAGTGCGCGTGCCGTTTATAGCGATGATGGCAGATTACTGTATTACGAAGGCACAGTTGAAGACATTACAGAGCGCAAACAAGCTGAAGCAGCATTGCGTCATTCCGAAGCGAAACTGAGAAAACAAGCAACAGAATTAGCCGCAACGTTGCATCAATTAAGACAAACCCAATCACAACTAATCCAAACCGAAAAAATGTCAACATTGGGTCAATTGTTGGCTGGGGTAGCTCATGAAATTAACAATCCAGTAAATTCGATTTCTAATAACTTGCCCCATTTAATCCAATATGTGCAAGGGTTAATCGAATTATTAGCAATTTACGATCGAAATTTTCACGAAGAAACAGCAGAAATTAAGGCGAAAAAAAATGAAATAGACTTCGATTACATTCAGGAAGATTTGCCACAAATTATGTCGGCGATGTCAGTTGGAACGGAAAGAATCCGAGAAATTGCTTTGAGTTTACGCAATTTCTCCCGCATGGATGAAGGGAAAAAGAAATTCGCAGATATTCACAAAGGAATAGAGAGTACATTATTGATTTTACATCATCGATTGAAAGCAAAAGGCGATCGACCAGAAATTCAAATCGTTAAAAATTATGGAGAAATACCCCCAATCAAATGCGCGTTGGGACAACTGAGCCAAGTATTTATCAATTTGTTAGGTAACTCTATTGATGCCTTAGAACAAAGAATCGAAGAGAACGATCCAGACCTGCCAGCCCCAACCATTTGGATTAGTACGGAACTGATTGATAACAATCGGATAAAAATTCGGATTGCTGATAACGGACAAGGGATTGCTGAAGAAAGTTTACATCAATTGTTTGAGCCTTTTTATACTACCAAACCTTTGGGTAAAGGTACAGGCTTAGGATTATCTATAAGTAAGCAAATCATCACAGAAAAACACGGGGGAAGAATAGAATGTCACTCAGCACTGGGCGAAGGAGCAGAATTTTTAATTGAGCTTCCTCTCAGTCCACTAGAATAA
- a CDS encoding helix-turn-helix domain-containing protein: MSYAITGSCIHCDTCLPLCPTGAIKIVDGKDFWIDPSLCNNCKGYYPQPQCVLVCPVDSPIPLQAKKGRCKGSKTTIPNPDLFSNGKTNFFASAIVVWELCNILTQRGSLPWQTDATGKLYYQRQVNNGQSSITFQITDRLDNQQPVILETSDALATLETFDVRAACTHLIYAAYATSLEQPWQQEFIISDRQIETYLGLDKRKDLNKTTKLALIKKLVQQPCQIVVNINWNQQGKVPGFSLEKSRLWHLLEVQNHFQEDELGCKHLVGLTFKLKAGLWSKYFLNRNGYKNGAAFYQYGALPKSLLTTVTTIWQQHEGAARIMLWLLFKTKMGQEQRITVPTLMRVAYGETKLTQISAQLDSRKRLLRTFESDLEVLNHYGIKPIFDPITYPAEIQPLWAKLADLPDDAEAALEFWINDGESNCRLTDAAPRGKWNKLMNARLLRFELPDDWQKKSSKKPKQKRDRKLNHQLPFRSQIELSGQQIAYARKKLQLSQRALAEQIGKSQSWVRDVERGRFQPTLKDRAILRQILEI; encoded by the coding sequence ATGTCTTACGCTATTACTGGTAGTTGTATTCATTGCGATACTTGTCTTCCACTGTGTCCCACAGGCGCTATTAAAATTGTTGATGGTAAAGACTTCTGGATCGATCCAAGTCTATGTAATAACTGCAAAGGCTATTACCCACAACCGCAGTGTGTTCTGGTTTGCCCAGTTGATTCTCCAATCCCGCTTCAAGCCAAAAAAGGCAGGTGTAAAGGAAGTAAGACAACGATTCCAAATCCAGATCTATTTTCTAATGGCAAGACTAATTTCTTTGCTTCAGCTATTGTTGTTTGGGAACTGTGCAATATTCTAACACAACGCGGCTCTCTTCCTTGGCAGACAGATGCAACAGGAAAACTGTACTATCAACGTCAAGTCAACAATGGGCAGAGTTCAATTACTTTTCAAATTACGGATCGGCTTGATAATCAACAGCCTGTAATATTGGAAACATCGGATGCTTTAGCTACGCTCGAAACCTTTGATGTTCGGGCTGCCTGTACGCATTTGATTTATGCTGCTTATGCCACTTCTCTAGAACAACCCTGGCAGCAAGAGTTCATAATTAGCGATCGCCAAATTGAAACCTATTTAGGTTTAGATAAACGCAAAGATCTCAATAAAACCACAAAGCTAGCGTTGATTAAAAAACTTGTGCAACAGCCTTGCCAAATTGTTGTTAACATCAACTGGAATCAACAAGGTAAAGTGCCAGGATTTTCTCTGGAGAAAAGCCGCTTATGGCATTTACTAGAAGTACAAAACCACTTTCAAGAAGATGAACTTGGATGTAAACATCTAGTTGGATTAACATTCAAACTGAAAGCTGGGTTATGGTCAAAATATTTTTTGAACAGAAACGGATATAAAAACGGCGCTGCTTTTTATCAATACGGAGCGTTACCAAAATCTTTACTAACCACAGTTACGACTATTTGGCAGCAACATGAAGGTGCTGCACGTATTATGTTGTGGTTATTGTTTAAAACTAAGATGGGTCAAGAGCAGCGAATTACAGTACCAACATTGATGCGTGTAGCGTATGGCGAAACTAAATTAACTCAAATCTCTGCCCAATTAGACAGTCGAAAACGGTTACTCCGCACTTTTGAAAGCGATCTAGAAGTGCTAAATCACTATGGCATCAAACCAATTTTCGATCCAATTACTTACCCAGCCGAAATTCAACCTCTGTGGGCTAAACTAGCTGACTTACCGGATGATGCAGAAGCGGCTTTAGAGTTTTGGATTAATGATGGCGAAAGCAATTGTCGGTTAACGGATGCTGCTCCCAGAGGCAAGTGGAATAAGTTAATGAATGCTCGCCTGCTCCGCTTTGAACTCCCAGATGATTGGCAGAAAAAATCTTCTAAGAAACCGAAACAAAAGCGCGATCGCAAACTAAACCACCAATTACCATTCCGATCTCAAATTGAACTCTCAGGGCAACAAATTGCATACGCAAGAAAAAAGCTTCAGTTGAGCCAACGCGCTTTAGCAGAGCAGATTGGCAAAAGCCAAAGTTGGGTGCGAGATGTAGAAAGAGGTCGTTTTCAACCTACATTAAAAGATCGAGCAATCCTACGCCAGATATTGGAGATTTAG